In a single window of the Cervus elaphus chromosome 1, mCerEla1.1, whole genome shotgun sequence genome:
- the SIDT2 gene encoding SID1 transmembrane family member 2 isoform X1, translated as MFALGLPFLALLVASVESHLGVLGPKNVSQKDAEFERTYVDEVNSELVNIYTFNHTVTRNRTEGVRVSVNVLNKQKGAPLLFVVRQKEAVVSFQVPLILRGMFQRKYLYQKVERTLCQPPTKNESEVQFFYVDVSTLSPVNTTYQLRVSRMDDFVLRTGEPFSFNTTAAQPQYFKYEFPEGVDSVIVKVASNTAFPCSVISIQDVLCPVYDLDNNVAFIGMYQTMTKKAAITVQRKDFPSNSFYVVVVVKTEDQACGGSLPFYPFIEDEPVDQGHRQKTLSVLVSRAVTSEAYVGGMLFCLGIFLSFYLLTVLLACWENWRQRKKSLLVTVDRACPESASLLGHPRVLADSFPGGPPYDGYNYGSFENGSGSTGSTDGLVDSAGPGDLSYNYQDPVGTRPRLDSMSSVEEDDYDTLADIDSDKNVIRTKQYLYVADLARKDKRVLRKKYQIYFWNIATIAVFYALPVVQLVITYQTVVNVTGNQDICYYNFLCAHPLGNLSAFNNILSNLGYILLGLLFLLIILQREINHNRALLRNDLCALECGIPKHFGLFYAMGTALMMEGLLSACYHVCPNYTNFQFDTSFMYMIAGLCMLKLYQKRHPDINASAYSAYACLAIVIFFSVLGVVFGKGNTAFWIIFSIIHITATLLLSTQLYYMGRWKLDSGICRRILHVLYTDCIRQCSGPLYVDRMVLLVMGNIINWSLAAYGLIMRPNDFASYLLAIGICNLLLYFAFYIIMKLRSGERIKLIPLLCIVCTSVVWGFALFFFFQGLSTWQKTPAESREHNRDCILLDFFDDHDIWHFLSSIAMFGSFLVLLTLDDDLDTVQRDKIYVF; from the exons ATGTTCGCCCTGGGCTTGCCCTTCTTGGCTCTCTTGGTGGCCTCGGTCGAGAGCCATCTGGGAGTTCTGGGGCCTAAGAACGTCTCGCAGAAAGACGCGGAGTTTGAGCGCACCTACGTGGATGAGGTCAACAGCGAGCTGGTCAACATCTACACCTTCAACCACACCGTGACCCGCAACCGG ACGGAAGGTGTGAGAGTGTCCGTGAATGTCCTAAACAAGCAGAAGGGCGCTCCTTTGCTGTTTGTGGTCCGCCAGAAGGAGGCGGTGGTGTCCTTCCAGGTGCCCCTGATCCTCCGAGGGAT GTTCCAGCGCAAGTACCTCTACCAAAAGGTGGAGCGAACGCTGTGTCAGCCCCCCACCAAGAATGAGTCCGAGGTCCAGTTCTTCTACGTGGATGTGTCCACCCTGTCACCAGTTAACACCACATACCAGCTCCGCGTCAGCCGAATGGATGACTTCGTGCTCAG GACCGGGGAGCCGTTCAGCTTCAACACCACAGCAGCGCAGCCCCAG TACTTCAAGTATGAGTTCCCGGAAGGAGTGGACTCGGTCATTGTCAAGGTGGCCTCCAACACGGCCTTCCCCTGCTCAGTGATCTCCATCCAGGATGTGCTG TGTCCTGTGTATGACCTGGACAACAACGTAGCCTTCATCGGCATGTATCAGACGATGACCAAGAAGGCAGCCATCACCGTGCAG CGTAAGGACTTCCCCAGCAACAGCTTTtacgtggtggtggtggtgaaaacTGAAGACCAGGCCTGTGGGGGCTCCCTGCCTTTCTACCCCTTTATAGAAG ATGAACCGGTCGATCAAGGGCACCGCCAGAAAACCCTGTCCGTGCTGGTCTCGAGAGCAGTCACGT cgGAGGCCTACGTTGGCGGTATGCTCTTCTGCCTGGGCATATTTCTCTCCTTCTACCTGCTTACCGTGCTCCTGGcctgttgggaaaactggag GCAAAGGAAGAAGAGCCTTCTGGTGACCGTGGACCGAGCCTGCCCAGAAAGCG CTTCTCTTCTTG GTCACCCTCGGGTCCTGGCCGACTCCTTTCCTGGCGGCCCCCCCTATGACGGCTACAACTACGGCTCCTTTG AGAACGGTTCTGGCTCCACTGGCTCCACTGACGGTCTGGTTGACAGTGCGGGCCCCGGGGACCTATCCTACAATTACCAGG ACCCCGTGGGCACTCGACCACGACTGGACTCCATGAGCTCCGTGGAGGAAGATGACTATGACACTCTGGCCGACATCGATTCAGACAAGAATGTCATTCGCACCAAG CAATACCTCTACGTGGCTGACCTGGCGCGCAAGGACAAACGTGTCCTGCGGAAGAAATACCAGATCTACTTCTG GAACATCGCCACCATTGCCGTCTTCTATGCACTTCCTGTGGTGCAGCTGGTGATCACCTACCAGACG GTGGTGAATGTCACAGGGAACCAGGACATCTGCTACTACAACTTCCTCTGTGCCCACCCGCTGGGCAACCTCAG CGCCTTCAACAACATCCTCAGCAACCTGGGGTACATCCTGCTGGGGCTGCTCTTCCTGCTCATCATCTTGCAACGGGAGATCAACCACAACCGGGCCCTGCTGCGCAACGACCTCTGTGCTCTG GAATGTGGGATTCCCAAACACTTTGGCCTCTTCTACGCCATGGGCACGGCCCTGATGATGGAGGGGCTGCTTAGCGCTTGCTATCACGTCTGCCCCAACTACACCAATTTCCAGtttg ACACGTCGTTCATGTACATGATCGCGGGGCTCTGCATGCTGAAGCTGTACCAGAAGCGGCACCCAGACATCAACGCCAGTGCCTACAGCGCCTACGCCTGCTTGGCCATTGTCATCTTCTTCTCCGTGCTGGGCGTG GTCTTCGGCAAGGGGAACACAGCATTCTGGATCATCTTCTCGATCATCCATATCACTGCCACCCTGCTGCTCAGCACACAGCTCTATTACATGGGCCGCTGGAAGCTGG ACTCAGGGATCTGCCGTCGCATCCTCCACGTGCTCTACACGGACTGCATCCGGCAGTGCAGTGGGCCTCTCTACGTG GACCGCATGGTGCTGCTGGTCATGGGCAACATCATCAACTGGTCGCT GGCGGCCTATGGGCTCATCATGCGTCCCAATGATTTTGCCTCCTACTTGTTGGCCATTGGCATCTGCAACCTGCTTCTTTACTTTGCCTTCTACATTATCATGAAG CTCCGGAGCGGGGAGAGGATCAAGCTCATCCCCCTGCTCTGCATCGTCTGCACTTCGGTGGTCTGGGGCTtcgccctcttcttcttcttccaggGACTCAGCACCTGGCAG AAAACCCCCGCAGAGTCGCGGGAGCACAACCGGGACTGCATCCTCCTAGACTTCTTTGACGACCATGACATCTGGCACTTTCTCTCCTCCATCGCCATGTTTGGATCGTTCCTG GTGTTGCTGACGCTGGATGACGACCTGGACACTGTACAACGGGACAAGATCTACGTCTTCTAG
- the SIDT2 gene encoding SID1 transmembrane family member 2 isoform X2, translating into MFALGLPFLALLVASVESHLGVLGPKNVSQKDAEFERTYVDEVNSELVNIYTFNHTVTRNRTEGVRVSVNVLNKQKGAPLLFVVRQKEAVVSFQVPLILRGMFQRKYLYQKVERTLCQPPTKNESEVQFFYVDVSTLSPVNTTYQLRVSRMDDFVLRTGEPFSFNTTAAQPQYFKYEFPEGVDSVIVKVASNTAFPCSVISIQDVLCPVYDLDNNVAFIGMYQTMTKKAAITVQRKDFPSNSFYVVVVVKTEDQACGGSLPFYPFIEDEPVDQGHRQKTLSVLVSRAVTSEAYVGGMLFCLGIFLSFYLLTVLLACWENWRQRKKSLLVTVDRACPESGHPRVLADSFPGGPPYDGYNYGSFENGSGSTGSTDGLVDSAGPGDLSYNYQDPVGTRPRLDSMSSVEEDDYDTLADIDSDKNVIRTKQYLYVADLARKDKRVLRKKYQIYFWNIATIAVFYALPVVQLVITYQTVVNVTGNQDICYYNFLCAHPLGNLSAFNNILSNLGYILLGLLFLLIILQREINHNRALLRNDLCALECGIPKHFGLFYAMGTALMMEGLLSACYHVCPNYTNFQFDTSFMYMIAGLCMLKLYQKRHPDINASAYSAYACLAIVIFFSVLGVVFGKGNTAFWIIFSIIHITATLLLSTQLYYMGRWKLDSGICRRILHVLYTDCIRQCSGPLYVDRMVLLVMGNIINWSLAAYGLIMRPNDFASYLLAIGICNLLLYFAFYIIMKLRSGERIKLIPLLCIVCTSVVWGFALFFFFQGLSTWQKTPAESREHNRDCILLDFFDDHDIWHFLSSIAMFGSFLVLLTLDDDLDTVQRDKIYVF; encoded by the exons ATGTTCGCCCTGGGCTTGCCCTTCTTGGCTCTCTTGGTGGCCTCGGTCGAGAGCCATCTGGGAGTTCTGGGGCCTAAGAACGTCTCGCAGAAAGACGCGGAGTTTGAGCGCACCTACGTGGATGAGGTCAACAGCGAGCTGGTCAACATCTACACCTTCAACCACACCGTGACCCGCAACCGG ACGGAAGGTGTGAGAGTGTCCGTGAATGTCCTAAACAAGCAGAAGGGCGCTCCTTTGCTGTTTGTGGTCCGCCAGAAGGAGGCGGTGGTGTCCTTCCAGGTGCCCCTGATCCTCCGAGGGAT GTTCCAGCGCAAGTACCTCTACCAAAAGGTGGAGCGAACGCTGTGTCAGCCCCCCACCAAGAATGAGTCCGAGGTCCAGTTCTTCTACGTGGATGTGTCCACCCTGTCACCAGTTAACACCACATACCAGCTCCGCGTCAGCCGAATGGATGACTTCGTGCTCAG GACCGGGGAGCCGTTCAGCTTCAACACCACAGCAGCGCAGCCCCAG TACTTCAAGTATGAGTTCCCGGAAGGAGTGGACTCGGTCATTGTCAAGGTGGCCTCCAACACGGCCTTCCCCTGCTCAGTGATCTCCATCCAGGATGTGCTG TGTCCTGTGTATGACCTGGACAACAACGTAGCCTTCATCGGCATGTATCAGACGATGACCAAGAAGGCAGCCATCACCGTGCAG CGTAAGGACTTCCCCAGCAACAGCTTTtacgtggtggtggtggtgaaaacTGAAGACCAGGCCTGTGGGGGCTCCCTGCCTTTCTACCCCTTTATAGAAG ATGAACCGGTCGATCAAGGGCACCGCCAGAAAACCCTGTCCGTGCTGGTCTCGAGAGCAGTCACGT cgGAGGCCTACGTTGGCGGTATGCTCTTCTGCCTGGGCATATTTCTCTCCTTCTACCTGCTTACCGTGCTCCTGGcctgttgggaaaactggag GCAAAGGAAGAAGAGCCTTCTGGTGACCGTGGACCGAGCCTGCCCAGAAAGCG GTCACCCTCGGGTCCTGGCCGACTCCTTTCCTGGCGGCCCCCCCTATGACGGCTACAACTACGGCTCCTTTG AGAACGGTTCTGGCTCCACTGGCTCCACTGACGGTCTGGTTGACAGTGCGGGCCCCGGGGACCTATCCTACAATTACCAGG ACCCCGTGGGCACTCGACCACGACTGGACTCCATGAGCTCCGTGGAGGAAGATGACTATGACACTCTGGCCGACATCGATTCAGACAAGAATGTCATTCGCACCAAG CAATACCTCTACGTGGCTGACCTGGCGCGCAAGGACAAACGTGTCCTGCGGAAGAAATACCAGATCTACTTCTG GAACATCGCCACCATTGCCGTCTTCTATGCACTTCCTGTGGTGCAGCTGGTGATCACCTACCAGACG GTGGTGAATGTCACAGGGAACCAGGACATCTGCTACTACAACTTCCTCTGTGCCCACCCGCTGGGCAACCTCAG CGCCTTCAACAACATCCTCAGCAACCTGGGGTACATCCTGCTGGGGCTGCTCTTCCTGCTCATCATCTTGCAACGGGAGATCAACCACAACCGGGCCCTGCTGCGCAACGACCTCTGTGCTCTG GAATGTGGGATTCCCAAACACTTTGGCCTCTTCTACGCCATGGGCACGGCCCTGATGATGGAGGGGCTGCTTAGCGCTTGCTATCACGTCTGCCCCAACTACACCAATTTCCAGtttg ACACGTCGTTCATGTACATGATCGCGGGGCTCTGCATGCTGAAGCTGTACCAGAAGCGGCACCCAGACATCAACGCCAGTGCCTACAGCGCCTACGCCTGCTTGGCCATTGTCATCTTCTTCTCCGTGCTGGGCGTG GTCTTCGGCAAGGGGAACACAGCATTCTGGATCATCTTCTCGATCATCCATATCACTGCCACCCTGCTGCTCAGCACACAGCTCTATTACATGGGCCGCTGGAAGCTGG ACTCAGGGATCTGCCGTCGCATCCTCCACGTGCTCTACACGGACTGCATCCGGCAGTGCAGTGGGCCTCTCTACGTG GACCGCATGGTGCTGCTGGTCATGGGCAACATCATCAACTGGTCGCT GGCGGCCTATGGGCTCATCATGCGTCCCAATGATTTTGCCTCCTACTTGTTGGCCATTGGCATCTGCAACCTGCTTCTTTACTTTGCCTTCTACATTATCATGAAG CTCCGGAGCGGGGAGAGGATCAAGCTCATCCCCCTGCTCTGCATCGTCTGCACTTCGGTGGTCTGGGGCTtcgccctcttcttcttcttccaggGACTCAGCACCTGGCAG AAAACCCCCGCAGAGTCGCGGGAGCACAACCGGGACTGCATCCTCCTAGACTTCTTTGACGACCATGACATCTGGCACTTTCTCTCCTCCATCGCCATGTTTGGATCGTTCCTG GTGTTGCTGACGCTGGATGACGACCTGGACACTGTACAACGGGACAAGATCTACGTCTTCTAG